A genomic window from Chitinophaga pollutisoli includes:
- a CDS encoding histidine kinase, which produces MNTLQLILAGTIVMMSLGIFVVIMVVLQQKQVVQYKLTLREKDLQIQKERLVAVLQGQEIERKRIAEDLHDEVGAQLSVLKLSLNHLQQLAGNGEKEKLKETKEFADTIIQQLRFISQSLHPTTLENLGLSHALDSFASLMNKNRQTAIQFRTDGSSYPVDREKALNVYRVVQELMNNILKHAEAEKVLIIYQSTPQLLTIRVEDDGNGLLIDNLEASRKKTGHLGLKNIESRLNIIGGNITFVKNSPGGTIAEIRVENYQPVA; this is translated from the coding sequence ATGAACACGCTGCAATTGATCCTGGCAGGTACGATCGTTATGATGAGCCTCGGTATTTTCGTGGTCATCATGGTGGTGTTGCAACAAAAACAGGTAGTTCAGTATAAGCTGACCCTCCGCGAAAAGGATCTCCAGATCCAGAAAGAACGCCTCGTTGCCGTGCTCCAGGGCCAGGAAATCGAACGGAAACGCATCGCCGAAGACCTCCACGACGAAGTCGGCGCCCAGCTTTCCGTCCTCAAACTCAGCCTCAACCACCTCCAGCAACTCGCCGGGAACGGGGAAAAGGAAAAACTCAAGGAAACAAAGGAGTTTGCCGATACCATCATCCAGCAACTCCGTTTTATCTCCCAAAGCCTCCACCCCACCACGCTGGAGAACCTCGGCCTCAGCCATGCCCTGGATTCCTTCGCCAGCCTCATGAACAAAAACCGCCAAACCGCCATCCAGTTCCGGACCGACGGCTCCTCCTACCCCGTAGACCGCGAAAAAGCCCTCAACGTCTACCGCGTAGTGCAGGAACTCATGAATAATATCCTCAAGCACGCCGAAGCCGAGAAAGTCCTTATCATTTACCAAAGCACCCCGCAGCTGCTCACCATCCGCGTCGAAGACGACGGTAACGGGCTGCTGATCGATAACCTCGAAGCCTCCCGGAAGAAGACCGGGCACCTCGGATTAAAAAATATCGAAAGCCGTTTGAATATTATCGGCGGAAACATCACCTTTGTAAAGAATTCACCCGGAGGCACCATCGCCGAAATCAGGGTGGAAAACTATCAGCCTGTTGCTTAG